Below is a genomic region from Henckelia pumila isolate YLH828 chromosome 3, ASM3356847v2, whole genome shotgun sequence.
ccattttcaattttaattttgtatcctgaaattttttaaaaactagtGGGTCCCGCATAAATTCTTGCGGACACCCTTTGCTCTAATTGTCACAGATGCGTGAATCTAGCACAGCCCAAATAAAATCGAGTCGTCGAGTATCTaattaatgatttaattattgaaacAAATCTTTTTAAGCCTTTAtcgtattattattattattattattattattattattattattattattattattattattattattattattattattattatttattcaatcaaacccaaaaaaaacaaatgtcaaatttaaatctataaatttaaaaaaagcaAGCATTCGATTACAAACATGATTACAACGtaacttttaaaataacaaaattatctAACATGCACTAATAAAAATAGGATCTCGTTGCAGGCACAAATTAGATCATATATTAGGTTACTAAATacatttgaaattacaaaattatcctaAATACATTTTTgaaagagtttttttttattttttttaaatgtagggatgaatttatgatttcaaatataattgggaaaattgcaaatttagtccgatatgtttgtcactttgcgattttggccctttatgttttcacatttcagttttagtcctccatgttttgatttttggcaatttcggtcctttttattcgaaaatgcttacgtggcactgtacacgtcagctccacatcagcactgaattggtgccacgtcagcgccacgtcggaaaaaggactaaaattgccaaaaaaataaagatagcggactaaaactgaaatctgaaaatataaaggactgaaatcgcaaagtgacaatatacaggaccaaaaaagcaattttcccaaTATAATTTGTAACCGAATTTGTAATTTTCATTGTATATTCCAAATTTTCCACGAAAAGATTTTCTTCATCGAGATAATTTTATGATATCGATAAATTGTAACGGAATatgtataataatttttatgaaactcaaatacaaaattttttgaaacTAATTAACGGATTACAATTATGAAAGAGCCTAAGAGCTAAAATGAAAATCCTCATTTGAAATTGGTAGCTCCGTCATCGTTGCACCCCGTTGTTACCTAATATACGGCCCCCAAATTTACAATCTTGAATCTGCCCCTGACAGTAGCTACCGGTGCCTGTTCTTGTTGGATAAGCCGGCCTTCACGTGCTCTAATTTGAATGATGTTTtctccattttctattttaattttGTATCCTAAAACTTTTTAAAAACTAGTGGGTTCCGCGTAAATTCTTGCAGACACCCTTTGCTCTAATTGTCACAGGTGCGTGAATTTAGCACGGCCCAAATAAAATCGAGTCGCCAAGTATCTATCCAATGCAACAGTCTCGGTGCCTGCCTAATCGTTCCAAATTACTCAACGCCACTTTTATGCATCAAATCGaattaatgatttaattattaaaacaaTCTTTTTAAGCCTTTTATcgtattattatttattcaatcaaacCCAAAAAGACAAAAGTCAAATTTAaatctataaattaaaaaaaaaaaacaagcatTCGATTACAAAAACGATTACAacgtaatttttaaaattacaaaattatctgaCATGTACTAATAAAAATAGGATAATGTTGCAGACACAAATAAGATCACACATTAGGTTATTAAATgcatttgaaattacaaaaatacatttttgaatgagtttttttaaaaaacaaatgtaGGGATGAATTTATGATTTCAAATATAATTTGTAACCGAATTTGTAATTTTCATTGTATATTTCACGAAAAGATTTCTTCATCGAGATAATTTTATGATATGGATAAAttgtaaataataatatttatgaaTTTTGTAAGCAGCATCACAAATATTTGTCGCAGCATACGTACGCAAAGAACTGAAACCGCCCCGTTATATTTGTGCACATCACCTGCCaatttcttcatatttttcaaacttttaaGCCCACAGAAAATATTCCTTCTTCTATCCAAGCGATACATTCGCTCTCCATATAAGGTTCTCTCTCATTCGGGAAATAGACTTTCTTTAGACTgtgttcttttctttttcttgggaTTTGTCGGAGTTTTTTAATCTTGAAGTGAAGAATTTAAATTTACATGCAGAACCCAACTTCTTGAAAGAGATTGAATTCGGACGCCTTATCTTTGATCAAGAAATCCATTTTCTTTATCTGGGTAGTCGAAGAAACGCTAGCTTGGAACTGAATCTAATCGTCGAATTCTGACCATGGGCGATGCATCAGTGAGTCTCGATACATGGAGGGATTTTTTCAGAAgttcaaattctgatatcttTAATGTGATCGAGCATGCAATAATGGTTGCCGCCTGCGATTACCCTTACGACTTCAAATTGAAGAGGGATCGAATCGCTGAGATGTTATTCGTGAGTCAAATGACCAAGTGTTCTGGCTGTGATAGGACTGAACCTTCTGTTATAAATTGTGGTGGTGTGGAGAACAATAATAAAAGTAGGACTGGTACGGAGGAAAGCAAGGCGAACAATAATGGATGTGgtgatgaatttgatgaaagTCGAAGAAGGGCGGTGAAGGCGAGTTGGAATTGTGACAACAATTGGAGTTTCGGAGATGCTGAAGCATTGACTGATGAAATTGATGAAGAATTTAAGGTTTTTGATGAGGTTTTGAGGATCAAAGAAATTTTGGGTAATAAGGATGAAGAGGTTGGTTTGTTTCTGTGTTCATTATGGTTCAATCTATGTTGTATTAAATATTGCTAAAAACTTGGTATTTTTATCTACCAGATTGAGGTCTACTTTTGTTGATGTTTTCTCGGTTGAACTGACGAATGGGATTCTTTtacttgtttttgtttttttttatttggtttaTGTAGATGTTCTTTGTATAATTGTTGCTTACTACTTTAGCTATTGCCTGTGTTTGTTTTAGTTATGGTTTTGATTGTTGCCTTGTTTTTCTTGACCAGCCGGTGGAGTTATTGTTTGATTCATTGAGGCGGCTTCAACTTATGCATATCTCCTTAGAGACACTAAAGGTTCGACCGGAATCCTTGTTTAGGATTATATTCTTCTGCGACATTTTGTTCTTAATCTTGTTTCAAATGATCTCATCTCAGGTTACTCACATTGGAAAGTCTGTTAAGGTTCTGCAAAAGCATGCTTCCAAGGATATTCAGAATCTTGTTGCGGCATTAatggagtatgaactgtcttcTATCGCCTAATTATGATACTATCGGTTTTGTTTCTCCTTGGAGTATAGTTTGTTTTGGAGTACTAAAGAGAAAGAACCTAATCATACTGATACGTGTCAAAATACATTGCATTACTATATATCTCTTACCTTGTATGTTAGATGGCGGCAGAGCCAAAAGACTGAAAGAGTAGTGGAGAGGAGTGAAACTAGAagttgaaatattttgagaaaGTGAAACTATACTTCGTTGTATATAGAATGCGAGAGGAGCCGTCCTCTGCCAACTCAACTTTGGTTCCCCCACTTTTGTTTGTTCCTTTTATGCCATACCACAATACCCCATTTTGAGTCTATAGTTATTACTGATATTTCGAATAGTGGCTACGTTGGTGAACTAACAATCTAGAATGTTTTTCTGGCGCATTTAAAGCTGTTAATGAACGTTTGTTCCTTTTCTGTTTGAAAATTCAGGGAATGGAGAATTATGATTGATGCATGGATGAAAGCTACAACAGCCATTACAAGAAGTTAGTCATAAAGATTTTctgattatgaactaaaattTGTGTTTCTTAATTGTGAATAATGGATTATTTTCTTAGGTGGAGAAACCGAAACAGAATCAGATAAAATGACcgctgaagaagaagaagagggagGGCTTCCGTCTCCTCCGCTAGATGAAGGAGCTTTCTTTACTACTACTGCTTCAATGGAGCTGTCAAAGGTGTTATATCTCCTCATTTTGTTGTTAAAGTTCTGCAATTTGTGACTTTTCTGATTTCATGACATGGTtaacttatttgtttttttCTATCTTTTCATGATTGGTGAAGTTCTTTGATGGCATGGATGATGATGGAAGTGAGTTTCTTTCTCCCTTTTAACGCTTCATATGTTATGTTATATTTTGGCTATTCGGTTCTTTTAATAAGAATTGCCCTTTTGAAAACGAATAAAGATTCATGCTCTTGGTTACGGTTTCAGACCTTGGAAACAGTGGGGCCTTCAACAAGAACCAAGAAAATAGCAGAGAGCTGTCCCTTGAGAAGACGAACATTCCGAAGTTGAAGCTCAAGGATCCCGGTAATTCAAGCATTCCTCCGACTAGCAGGAaggttgaaaagaaagaaaatcaggAAGCTACATTGAAGAAACAAATGCTTGAACCAAATAGGCCTCAAAATGGTGAATGTCGACTAGCCAAACCAAAACCACACTGTATTGAAACTCGACTAGATGGGCGAAACCCTCCGAGCAATCAATCTAGGCCCATGAAACCAAATCCAGCGCTGCAGCCGAGGGTTGAGAGTAACATCAAGATTCAGCAGAAACCAGACACAGGCACAATTCAGAAAAAACCAATGCCTCCCAAACTGGTGAGTTGTGCAAGTACAAGAGATATCAATGTGAACCTGTTGGCTCAATTACTCTCTCATGTCTCCAACTGTTCTTGTATCTGCAGAAGTTGGATTTTAACAACGAGGCTTCGGTTCAGATGAAATTAGAGGTGGCAAAAAGAAAACTACAAGAGTGTTATCAAGCAGTCGAAAAAGGTTAGTTTGCCTACTTCCTATTGTTTAGCACTTGTTGTATATATTATTACATCGTGTCATGCCTCGGAGCATAGGCCATACAGGAAGTAGGCCGTAAACATGACTCTATGCAGTGAATCCTGGTAGCGAAAGCTTTGCATTTTTCGTTGTCTGGGAAAATTATTGACACAACTTACAATATAGGTCTATTACACTTTAAGGTCTTCTTTCACAAAGCAGTATAAGGTTTTATACATATAGTGAGAAACTTGTATGTCATATGATCTATCATTAAACTCTTTCATCTAATATTAATCATCACACATCTCAACAGCCAAGAAGCGGAGAACAATACAAGTGGTGGAGCTTCACGATCTTCCCAAAAAGAGTTTTGCGCCGAGGAATAATCAACACATGAAGGCCGGTTTATCCAACAAGAACAGGCGCCGGTAGCTACTGTCAGGGGCGGATCCAAGATTGTAAATTTGGGGGGCCGTATATTAGGTAACGACGGGGTGCAACGATGACGGAGCTACCAATTTCAAATGAGGATTTTCATTTTAGCTCTTAGGATCTTCATTTTCGCTCTTTCATAATTGTAATCCGTTAATTAGTTACAAAAAACTTTGTATTTGAGTTTGATAAATATAAAGAGGAAAAAATTTGAGAACTAAAAACATGAACCTTGTGCAAATGTAAAAAGAAATGATGATCTCATAATCGATAAATATATATTGGAGTAtgaataaatacataaataagaCACACATGTGTATAATTGTTTTTTGTATAGCaataaagtttttttaaatttcaaggaCTCCACCACAACTAgtgaaatcaaattttaaataaataaaattgtttctttttttttaaaaatttacactttattttaaaatttaatttaaaatccaaaaaatattgttatttttactaattttttagatctttttcaatacaaaaataattattaaaaataaaattttagaaatCTAGGTTTCGATTAATGGGGAATGTTACGCTTAAATTACGTACAATAAgcatattaaattaattaagtacaAATGTACAATAGGCCTATTAaaccatttaaaattaataataaaataaaaaatgaaggatttaagcattttaaaatataataaataaaattgaaaatgaaGTACAATAGACCTACTAAaccatttaaaaataataaataaaagtttatttaaaaataataataataataataataatgataataataaataaataaaatatgtaaaatAAAGGAGCATCTCATAATcgataaatatatattgaaatgtgaataaatacataaataacacacacatatgtgtatatatgttttttgtATGGCaataaagtttttttaaaatttcaaggaCCAAAGAGTCCATCACTACTAGcgaaatcatattttaaattattaaaattctatttttttagtaaatttacactttattttaaaatttaatttaaagtccagaaaatattgttatttttactaatttctAGATCTTTTTCAATACaaaaataatgattaaaaataaaattttagaaatttagaTTTCGATTTATGGAGAATGTTCACGcttaaattaagtacaatagGCCTATTAAaccatataaaataaataaataaaattaaaaatgacggatttaatcattttaaaaataattaataaaattgaaaatgaaGTACAATAAACCTACTAAaccatttaaaaataataaataaaagtttatttaaataataataataataaataaagggAGAATAAAGGTAGAAAGATTGGAACATCGCTCCTATTAGAAATCACCATTATCTTACAAACTAAGCTTGTCATCTTACATGCAAATCATGTTAACtgcttatatatataaatactatAAACAAAAAGTTCATCTACTTTTTCCCCATAAATCTACTTTTTTCCAATCAATTATTGTTGAATACTTTAAGTGGATGTATAATTCTTTGGTTCAGATGAAAATAGAAGTGGCAAAAAGAAAGCTACAAGAGTGTTATCAAGCAGTCGAAAATGGTTAGTTTGCCTACTTCCTATTGTTTAGCACTTGTTGTATATATTATTACATCGTGTCACGCCTCGGAGCATAAGCCATATAGGAACAAGGCCGTAAACAAGACTCTATGCAGTGAATCCTGATAGCAAATGCTTTGCATTTTTCGTTGTCTGGGATAATTATTGACCCAACTTACAATATAGGTCTATTACACTTTAAGACCTTCTTTCACAAAGCAGGATAAGGTTCTATATATATAGTGAGAAACTTGTACATATGTCATATGATCTATCATTAAACTCTTTCATCTAATATTAATCATCACACATCTCTACAGCCAAGAAGCGGAGAACAATACAAGTGGTGGAGCTTCACGATCTTCCCAAAAAGATTTTTGCGCCGAGGAATAATCAGCACATGATGAAGGCCGGCTTAACCAACAAGAACAGGCGCCGGTAGCTACTGTCAGGGGCGGATCCAAGATTGTAAATTTGGGGGGCCGTATATTAGGTAACGACGGGGTGCAACGATGACGGAGCTACCAATTTCAAATGAGGATTTTCATTTTAGCTCTTAGGATCTTCATTTTCGCTCTTTCATAATTGTAATCCGTTAATTAGTTTCAAAAAACTTTGTATTTGAGTTTGATAAATATAAAGAGGAAAAAATTTGAGAACTAAAAACACGAACCTTGTGCAAATGTAAAAAGAAATGATGATCTCATAATCGATAAATATATATTGGAGTAtgaataaatacataaataacaCACACATGTGTATAATTGTTTTTTGTATAGCaataaagtttttttaaaatttcatggACCAAGGAGATCCACTACAACTTgcgaaatcaaattttatataaataaaattgtatttatttttttttttttgtaaatttacactttattttaaaatttaatttaaaatccataaaatattgttatttttactaattttcTAGATCtttttaaatacaaaaataatgattaaaaaaatagaaatctAGCTAGGTTTCGATTTAGGGGGAATGTTTACGcttaaattaagtacaataagcgtATTAAATTAAGTACAAATGTACAATAGACCTATTAaaccatttaaaattaataaataaaattaaaaatgaaggatttaagcattttaaaaaataataaataaaatttaaaatgaaataaaatagaCCTACTATaccatttaaaaataataaataaaactttatttaaaataataataataataataataaataaataaaatatgtataagAAAGGAGTATCTCATAATCGATAAATATATATTGTCATATTGAAGTGtgaataaatacataaataacacacacatatatgtttatatgttttttgtatagcaataaattttttttaaatttcaaggaCCAAAGATTCTACCACTACTAGcgaaatcatattttaaattaataaattctattttttatagtaaatttacactttattttaaaatttaatttaaagtcaagaaaatattttttttttactaattttCTAGATCTTTTTCAGTACaaaaataatgattaaaaataaaattttagaaatttagaTTTCGATTTATGGCGAATGTTTACACTTAAATTAAGTACAGTAGGCCTAttaattttcttcaaaaaaataagaaataggTCTATTAaactatttaaaattaataaataaaattaaaaatgaaggattttgttgtgaaaaagtaaaaatttatggtaaaaagtaaaaactccaaaactcaaaatatatcaaactctacacttcacaaatttttctctctcaattcaattgtgattttctacacaaatggagagacctatttatagatcttatttggagattagtccaaaaattaaaatatcatcatctacatcatcacacactaattttcaacattttacaactcaatattcaatattcaatattcaacataataataataataataaatttttcaacactcccccttgtgatgatgatcgtgatatgatgactgccttcattacgtgttttatactgtctcgttaaaaaccttactaggaaaaacccagtgggataaaaaccatagaaagaaaaaaagagtacAGTCatgtaaactccccctcatgttaacacaagtgattcttcacatattctgtagattgcgcatcccaatgttatatatatgctttctgaatattgtcGTAGGAAGTGCCtatgtgaagagatctgatgagttctcacttgattgaatgtaacagatatcaatatctttgttCTTCTCAAGTtattgagtgtaggcaaagaactttggggggatatgtttggttatgttacttttgatgtatccttctttaattTGAGCAATatatgcagcattatcttcatacagcgtcacaggcttcttgtctactgataatccacaagaaatttggatatgttgtgtcactgattttagccaaacacattcacggcttgcttcatgtagcgcaataatctcagcgtgatttgatgaagttgttacgagtgtttgtttctgtgaacgccaaaaaattgcggtgcctccatgagtaaatacatatccggtttgggaacatgctttatgtggatcagataaatatccagcatcagcataaccaatgatactttgattgctgtttttgagtacaaaagtctcaaatctgtcgtttctcgtagataacggaatatatgtataattccgttccagtgcctctttgttggatatgaactgaatcttgccaataaatttacagcaaaagatatatcaggtctagtgcaatttgcaagatacataagagcaccaatggcacttagatatggtacttctggaccaagaataacttcatcatcttcacatggacggaatggatccttttctatgtttaatgatcttacaaacattggagtacttaatggatttgatttatccatattaaaatgtttaaggatcttttctgtataatttgtctggtgaacaaaaattccacattctttttgttcgatttgcaaacctagacagtacttggtttttccaagatccttcattttgaattcttccttcaagtacatcataacttcttaaatttccttattcgttccaatgatgtttaaatcatcaacatatacaacaataataacacatccggatgttgttttcttgatgaaaacacaagggcatattggatcaattacatatccctttttcatcaagtgctcacttagtcgattataccacattcggtcggattgcttcaacccatataatgatctttgcaatttcacagaataaaattctctggattttaaactttgtgcttcaggcatcttaaatccttcagggattttcatgtatatatcactatcaagtgatccgtataagtaagctgtaacaacatccataagacacattttcaaattttcagatacTGCCAAActgatcaaatatcaaaacttaattgcatccataacaggagaatacgtttcttcataatcaattccaggcctttgagaaaaactttgtgcaacaagtctagctttatatctgactatttcatttttctcactttactttcgaataaaaacccatttgtatccaataggttttacaccttcaggtgtgaggactataggtccaaaaacattgcgtTTATTTAGTGAATcaaattcaacctggatggcatctttccattttgcccaatcatgccgagttttacattcgccaaaagattttggttcatgatcttcattatcatttatgatgtcacaagccacattataagaaaatatctcatcaatatcttctatatcttttcggttccatatttttccagtattaatataattgatagagatttcatgatttttgtcagtttgtggttctgacagaacattttcatcatcaggtgtttcttatGGAACATCATTTTCTATTttgtgatcatcgtgtttctctatgacatttctttttcgaggatttttatccttggaaccgacggGCCTTCCatgcttcaagcgttttatgacatcatgagtgtcttcaatttgtttttttggcatttcaattcgagcaggggtatttacagcaggtatatatgatttttttactccttttgtgtctgcaaatgcatctggcatttgattttcaattctttgcaagtgcacaatttgctgtacatttttctcacattgtttggtccttggatccaaatgtaacaatgatggtacataccatgtgatttatCTTtcaatgtgtttcttttctccccctaacattgggaagatttcttcattaaaatgacaatcatcaaaaatgctgtaaacacatcgcctgtctgagcctcgaaatatctaatgattgatgggctatcataaccgatataaatatcgatttttctttgaggacctaTTTTTTATcattgaggtggtgcaataggcacatacaccatacatccaaaaattctcaattgagaaatatttggttatttaccaaatacaagctgcaatgaggagaatttatgatatgcacttggtctgatgcgaaataatgccgcagcatgtaaaattgcatgtccccatatagaaatagggagctttgttctcataatcattggtctagcaatcagttgtagacgtttaatcaatgatttagctaatccattctgtgtatgaacatgagcaacatgatgttcaacacTAAtttccattgacatacaatagtcattaaaagtttgggaagtaaattctccagcattatcaagtcttattttcttgattgtataatcgggaaattgattccacaattttattatttgaaccATTAATCTtacaaatgccacattccgagttgataataagcatacatgtgaccatctgctagaggcatcgatcaatatcataaaatattgaaatggtccacatgatggatgaattggcccacaaatttCACCCTGAATATGTTCAAGAAATAAAGGTGATTCTGTTTgaattttagctggtgatggttttataataagttttccaagagaacatgctttacattgaaacttattattctgaaagatcttctggtctttcaatggatgaccatgtgtattttcaataattattcgcatcattattgaaccaggatgtcccaatcggtcatgccaattggttaatattgaagaattattaaccaccatatttgatttgattggccttatatgtgtataattcaatcagtagggagcattgataatttttcaaccacatatttatttcctgatttatatgtggtaagacacatatatttcctatttccatcagttatcatctcagtatcatacccatgagaatatatgtcattaaaactcaacaaatttcttttttgattctggtgaatataaagcatcatttatcaaaaattttgtaccattaggtaaaaaaaaatgtgtttttccacaaccttcaatcaagtctacaggacttgatattgtattcaccattgtttttgttggttttaattccaagaaatatcttttatctcggagaatagtgtgcgttgtaccactatcggaTATGCAAACTTCCATGGGAATATTTCCTTGTTTAGCTTTGCTCATACCGTTTTCCATTTTGAGCTTCAAaagaaaatatgcaataaagaaaattaatggcgttatatgaaaaatataacatgtttcataatacaaaaatacatgaaaaataCAGTATGTTACATTATATttccaccaatatattaatcaatgtcttcgaaatcatttgaaaaatcagCAGCATCGAAATGAGTTGAACCACTTGAATTGttactgttttcaacaaaattggtctctttttctttcccctttgtcgattctttatagatcttacataggtgctcaggagttcgacaaatatgtgaccaatgtcctggagtgccacatctataacaaacactctcagatctttttgagtgattttcattttcactcattttttcatgctgcctttttggtgagTGGTttgtgacgttcttttgagatgagttattgaagtaattatctcgattattttcatatccacggccgcgaccacgaccgcgatcatttttacgtccGCATCCACGTcctcgaccaaaatctggtctatgcctttgattttggttttcatttttaattacaacatttgcttctggaaatggcgttgatccagtgggtcgggattgatgatttctcactaacaattcgttgttattttttgccacaagaagacatgcgatgagttcagaatatctcaaaaatccacgcactctatattgtagttgtagagttatattcgatgcgtggaaagtagaaaatattttttcaagcatttccatttcagtaacaacatgctcacaaaatttcaattgcgagactattcaatacatcgcagaattgtaatcactgaattttttaaagtcttggaatctcaacgtattctattcatcacgggcggtcgggggtataacttcccttatatgttcaaatctttctttcagccctttccataaaatcattgggtttTTTTTTGTGAGATACTCAtatttcaatcattcatcaaGATTTttacgtaagaaaatcatagactttgccttttcttgtgaggatgatatattattttctttgatggtatcacttagacccaatgactcaagatgcatctctacatcgagagttCATGCAAATAATtatttccagtgatatcgagcataacgaattcaatctttgccaaatttgacatggtggtactagaaaaataacaatgcattttattagttaatttccattagtatgacaatacaaaataatggataaacgacgag
It encodes:
- the LOC140889736 gene encoding probable mediator of RNA polymerase II transcription subunit 26b, translating into MGDASVSLDTWRDFFRSSNSDIFNVIEHAIMVAACDYPYDFKLKRDRIAEMLFVSQMTKCSGCDRTEPSVINCGGVENNNKSRTGTEESKANNNGCGDEFDESRRRAVKASWNCDNNWSFGDAEALTDEIDEEFKVFDEVLRIKEILGNKDEEPVELLFDSLRRLQLMHISLETLKVTHIGKSVKVLQKHASKDIQNLVAALMEEWRIMIDAWMKATTAITRSGETETESDKMTAEEEEEGGLPSPPLDEGAFFTTTASMELSKFFDGMDDDGNLGNSGAFNKNQENSRELSLEKTNIPKLKLKDPGNSSIPPTSRKVEKKENQEATLKKQMLEPNRPQNGECRLAKPKPHCIETRLDGRNPPSNQSRPMKPNPALQPRVESNIKIQQKPDTGTIQKKPMPPKLKLDFNNEASVQMKLEVAKRKLQECYQAVEKAKKRRTIQVVELHDLPKKSFAPRNNQHMKAGLSNKNRRR